A single genomic interval of Fusobacterium sp. IOR10 harbors:
- a CDS encoding prepilin peptidase, whose translation MAMIINILFIIDLIFICYIDSKNYIIPNTLNLGIIFLKMLKIIFFNFSFEASFIGMGVYPIILLFIYGYISEIYKVELIGFGDVKLMMSIGFYNSYTSIFEVMTYYNIISIIGIFIYLIVVKVRRKRNSVETQLAFAPIIISSYFILKILEEII comes from the coding sequence ATGGCAATGATTATAAATATTTTATTTATAATAGACTTAATCTTCATATGCTATATAGACTCTAAAAATTATATTATACCAAACACTTTAAATTTAGGAATAATATTTTTAAAAATGCTAAAGATAATATTTTTCAATTTTAGTTTTGAAGCTTCTTTTATAGGGATGGGAGTATATCCAATAATTTTATTATTTATTTATGGATATATAAGTGAAATTTATAAAGTAGAATTGATTGGATTTGGAGATGTTAAACTAATGATGTCAATAGGTTTCTATAATAGTTACACCTCTATTTTCGAAGTAATGACATATTATAATATTATTTCTATAATAGGAATTTTTATTTATTTAATAGTAGTCAAAGTAAGAAGAAAAAGAAATTCAGTAGAAACCCAACTTGCATTTGCCCCTATAATAATTTCATCATATTTTATCTTAAAGATTTTAGAGGAAATTATATGA